GCTTTACCAGGCCGCGCAACACTTTGCCGGGCCCAACTTCGTAAATTTTCACCACCCCCTGCCCCACCATCCAGCGAACCGAATCCTCCCACAGCACAGGGCTGACTACTTGCTGCACGAGCAAGCGGCGAATTTCCTCCGGATCATCATGCGGCCTGGCGTCCACGTTGGAAATGACTGGAATGCTTGGCTGCTTGAGGTGCACGTTTTTTAACGCAGCGCTCAACCGTTCCTCGGCCGGCTGCATCAGCGGCGTGTGAAATGCCCCGGCCACCGCCAGCGGCACCGTTTTCATCGCCCCTGCCGTCATGGCTGCTGCCGCAATGCGCTCGCAGGCCGCTTTCGCGCCCGAAACCGCAATGGTGCCTGGACCCAACAAATTCGCCACCTGTAACACTTCGCCTTGCGCACACTCCCGGCACAACTGTTCGATTTGTTCACGGTTCAATCCCAAAATGGTGACCATGCCACTGGGACAAGCG
This genomic stretch from Pirellulales bacterium harbors:
- the fabD gene encoding ACP S-malonyltransferase, producing the protein MSTAFLFPGQGAQTVGMGRELAASAPEAKMVFEKANEILGYDLAKICFEGPAEKLNSTVYSQPALFVTSVAALAVMNERESDVVENCRYTAGLSLGEYTALFFSGVLDFGDALRVVAERGLAMQAASDACPSGMVTILGLNREQIEQLCRECAQGEVLQVANLLGPGTIAVSGAKAACERIAAAAMTAGAMKTVPLAVAGAFHTPLMQPAEERLSAALKNVHLKQPSIPVISNVDARPHDDPEEIRRLLVQQVVSPVLWEDSVRWMVGQGVVKIYEVGPGKVLRGLVKRIERKVECVGAMDG